The nucleotide window CTGTTTTTGTAAGGGATTGCAAAGGTATAAATTATTTTCATTCTGCAAAATTTTTCTCATATAAAATTTAAAAGGCTGCTTGCCACCGGAGCCCGTACCGGTAGTAAGCAGCCTGAAAGATTAATGTTCATCTGCACTTGGACCATAACTTCCTGGGATGGGAATGTCCAGCAGTCGCAGGTATACGCCCAGTTGTGCTCTGTGGTGTACGATCTGGGAATAGGTGATACGGAGGAAAACAGCTTTGGATGTTTCGCTGAAGATCTGGTCTCCGCTACGGAGTGTCCAGGTTTCTTCCAGCTGTGCAGGTGTAGCTGCTGCCAGCTCTTTACGTCCATCTGCCAGTGAAGTTTCAAAGTAGTTCATCAGCTCTTCTCCGTTCTTGATGGATACGGGGGTATATGGCTGTTTCGCAAAATCCAGTTCGGGAGTATTCAGCGTCATGCCTATCCAGTTGGGCATTTCCGCCACATGCGTAGCCAGCTGCACCAGCGTCATGCTCTTAGGATGTGGTTGCCAGTCGTATTTGTCTTCCGGCACACGTGATAACATTTTCCGGGTGGTGAGCGATTCCTGCTCCATCTCCTGCAGTAGTGATTGAATAACAGACATAGTATTTACATTTTATTTGTGATAACAAAGTAAGAATAACGATGTGACAACCCTATGTCAGTAGCAACAAAAATTTTTTTATAAATGTTCTATATCGAGGTTAAACTGACGGGCCAACTGCAATACGGTGGATACATCTTCCAGCTTGACCACAAAAAAACAGTAGCTGTCTGCCGCTGTATCCATATTCATCAGTTGCCAGCCGGTAGTGGTCAGCTGTTGCTGTACAAAAGGGAACAACTGGCGGCCTTGTGGTTCTTCTTCCGGAAGGGCCAGCACAAAGTCTTCGCCGGTTAGTTCGGTGATATAATACTCTATGTCTGCTGCATCAAATTCAGGGGCGCTGTAGACGGTCGGCACAAATTTCTGCAAAACATAACGGAATAGGCCCAGCCCTTCTTCATCTGTTTCTATCATCTCCTCTTCTTCAAAAAAATCAGGATGGAAGGCCGCAAAAGAAGACGGGGCTGACAAAGCGTGATAGAGGGCATGTGCAATAATATCAAGATCGCTGTCTTCTTCATATACGTCCTGGGCCAACAAGGTAATCAGCTTTTTTAAGGCGGTTATCTCTTCTTCCGGAGCGCGGGGCTGTAAAATATCCGGGATCACCACTGCGCGGGCGATGGAGATATGAAACTCGCGCAACAAGGCTATCATGGCTATTTCCAGGTGCTCCAGTACATGAGCACGGGCCTCCTCGTTCAGTGTATTGACAGGCACCGCTGTGCTCAACTGCCGGACCATATCCTGTGGCTGATATACAGGCAGATAATAAACAACCGGACCATTGCTGGTAGAAAACACCACCAATGTTTCAAATTTGTTTGCCGGTACATCGACCGGATAATAGATCACCAGCACATCGTCTCCTTTCATAACAGCCTCACCTGGCATTTGCTGTACCTGGGCCAGAAAAGCCTCCGGACTGTTGAAGCCATTTGCTTCAAACACTTGCCCTTCCATCGTTTTAAAGGCCGGTAAATGTACCAGCAAAGCGGTGATGTCTGCCCTCAAGCCTTTCACCGGAAGATGAAAATGATGACTTTCTTCTTCCTGCAAAGCACGGAACAGTTTTTCAAGATATCTCGTTTGTATGATGCGTTCGGTCATGAAAACCTATTGTTGATATGCCGCAAAAATAGGAGTAATTACACCGCTTCACTGAAAAAAAATTCCGCAGTAAAGTTTTCAAATATCAATTTTAAATATATTTTTGCGCCCTAATATTTTTGTTAACCTTACATCAATCCAAACATCAACATGGAACATAAACTGGCGTCTACCGTTGTGATAGACGACCTGCAGCCCATTGAAGGCGCTGATCTTATCGAAGTAGCCACTGTAAAAGGGTGGAAATTAGTTGTTAAAAAGAATGAATACCAGGTAGGCGACCACGCTATCTATTGTGAGATCGACTCCTTCCTGCCCGAGAAAGAGGAATTTGAATTCCTGCGTAAAAGCTCCTTTAGAAAAATGGGAGATACACCCGGCTTCCGGCTGAAGACCATCAGACTGCGTGGGCAGATATCCCAGGGCCTGCTCCTGCCGGTATCTGTACTCTCCGGATATGCGTATACGTTAGGAGAAGATGTGTCCGCCATACTGGGCATCGTTAAATACGAACCTCCGGTACCCGCCTCCCTGGCCGGTGTAGCCAGAGGTAACTTCCCTTCTTTTATTCCTAAAACAGATGAAGAAAGGGTACAGAACCTGAGCAAAGAATACGAAAAGTACCGGCAGCATACATTTTATGTGACTGAAAAGCTGGATGGCTCTTCCGCCACCTACTACTACCGCGATGGTGTGTTTGGCGTATGCTCCCGTAACCTGGACCTGGAAGAAACACCTGATAATTCTTTCTGGAAAGTAGCCAGAGAGCTGGACCTTCCGGCCAAACTGGCTGCTCTGGGCAAAAACATCGCTCTTCAGGGAGAGCTCATCGGAGAAGGTGTACAGGGAAACCCTTACGGTATAAGGGCGCAGAGCGTTCGTTTTTTCAACGTTTTTGATATCGATGCGTACACTTACCTGGCACTGGAAGCTTTTAAGGAGATGATACACCAACTGGAACTGCAACATGTTCCTATACTGGACGAAGCCTTCACACTACCTGAAACCGTACACCAGCTGCTGCTGACTGCGGAAGGCGCCTCTGTGCTAAGCCCTGCAGGCAAACACGTAGAACGGGAAGGACTGGTGATACGTTCTGCAGACAGACGTATATCCTTCAAGGCGATATCCAACAAATTTCTGCTCAACGAAAACTAAAGGCTGTGGCGCTGTACTTTACAGCGCCACACTTATACCTCCAAAATACGTACGTCCCGGTGCGGGATTGTAATACCGCTCCCCTACTGCATTCAGATCATTCCCCAGACTATACGACTGGTTCAGCAGATTATCAGCTCCTGCCTGCAGTGTCAGATGATATTTATGAGAGAAAGGAAGATGCCAGCCAGCTTTGCATTGCAATAGCTGATACGCACGCGCATAGGCACTGTTGGCATCATTCAGGGGAATAGTGGCGGTATAATTATGCGACATATACAAAAACACAGCCTTCGGCAAATACAGCGTCAGCCCCGTCACCACTACATTCCGGGGCACACCGGTCAGCCTGTTGCCGGAAAAATCCTTACCACCACTTATATAATCCCGGAAATAAAAATCACTCCATGTATAACTGCTATGCAGCTCCAGTCCTCTTATTACCCCATGGGAACGCGGCGTTATCAACTGTAACCTGCCTTCTACTTCCACACCGGTCTGATTAACACCACCGGCATTCACAAAAAACTCCGTGCCGTTGTCATGCAACTTTCGCACGATGGCATCTGTCATACGGTAATGGAAGCCGGTCAGGTCCAGCATATAACGCCTGGATGCCGGCAGCAGGCGTAGCCCTGCTTCATAGTTCCAGCCCGTTTCCGGAGCCAGAGAGGTGTTGATGATATTATCGGAAGCTCTTACTTCCGCCGTGGCTGGCGGTGAATAACCGCGGCTCACACTCATCCGCCCTGTCAGCTGATCATTGATGAGATAAGACAGAGAGATGCGGGGCATCAGTTGTGGTGTAAAGGCTACGTTCGTACGCCCGTTGCGGTTATAGGTGTAATGATAATAATTGACGCTGGCAGCCGCCTCCATGGTCCAGCGATACAGCTGGGCATGAAAACGGGTGAAATAGAAGTATTGTCCTGCAGTCAGTTTATCCGCTGCCTGTATGGTATCCCGCTTGCCTTGCCGGTTACCGTAGTTAATAATATCGTATCGGGTCTGTTCCCATTCCACACCGGCCTGCCATCGCCAGTGCAACGGAGCGCTGGTGGCGGGATGATTGGTCCACGACAGATAGGTGCGGAAGCCGGCTGTATTTTCATCCCGCGCTTCGTAGTTGGTGATAAAAGGATTTTCAAAATGGGTGTTGGCTCCGAAAACGGTAAACACATGCTGCCAGCGGGGGCTCAGCTGTGCTTCATGAATCAGGCCACCCTGGACGGTACGGTTGTAGATACCGGCCCTTTGTGCTACTGCGCCAGGTAGTGTGTTGGTAGCGGGTCTTGCAGCCCTGGGGTCCTGTCCCAGCTGTGTCAGGGTGAGGCTTCCGGGAGTACGGTAGCCCAGGTCAGAATAGAAACCCAGCATCTTCAATACATAACCTGGCTTATATTCCCAACGCTGGCCGATCTGTGAGTAAGAGCGGCGTAAAGCGGTATTCTGCCGGTATCCGTCTGCCTGCTGATAGCCCTGGAAAAGCTGTAGACCATAGTTGCCCAGCTGCTGATGATAAGCAGCCGAAGCATGTAAAAGGCCATAACTCCCTCCCTGCACACCTGCCTGCAACCGGCTACTGTCGCCGGGCAGGGGTAATACATCCAGTCGCACTACTCCGCCTGAATTGGCGCCAAACAGGCTTCCATCCGGACCTTTTAATATCTCGGCACGGCTCAGCACCGAAGGGTCCAGCAGATTCAGGTAAGTGTTGCCGCCTGCGTCGGTGAGCGGGATCTCGTCCATATATATCTTCACATTACGGACCCCAAAAGGAGAACGTAACAAACTACCGCGGATGGATAAACGATAACTGCCGGGCGAACGTTCCTCCATGCGCACGCCGGCAATGCTGTTGAACGCCGGCACCAGGGAAGCCCCCTGCTGCAACTGCAGCTGTTGCGGTGACAGCACACTAACGGCAGTGGGTATACGTAATAATGTCTCTTTCGAAAGATAGGATTTTACCACTACCTCCTGCAGCTCATGCAGGGTATCCTGCTGAGCGGCCAGTGGCAGGGCAAACAGCAACGATACAGTGGTCAGCAAAGGGAATTTCATTCGGTTGATTTATCTGTTTGCAGCAGGTATGGATTATAATAACAGGATATCTACCCGGTGTGCCTGTACCATCTGTTTGGTCCCCGACCATGAGAAAATGGTAAAATAACCGTCCTGGGAAGCTACCAGCGCAATAGCGTCGTGCTGATCATGCACAAACTGTGCGGCCGATAAATGGCGGGTACCGCCGATACTGGAAGGATGTACATACGAAGGACTGCCGCCCATCACCGGTTCCATCATCAGCACTTTTTCTACGGGAGAAGAATTGCCTGCACGGGTGATTTTGGCGCCAAAAGCCAGCAGCTCATGATGTTTATTGATGATAGTAGCGCCATCTACGGCCGTGAGGCCACTGATATTTTCCACCTCCCGGCGTAATGCGTTCTGCCAGTATAATTCGCTGACGGTGGAACTGTCTTGTCTGACAAGATCGGCCACTCCGGCAAATGCCGGTGATACCGGGTATTGTAGCGGCTGTACGATGGATTCTCTCCAGGAAGAGCTGTTGTCGGGTACTACGAGCAGGATACCACCGCGTTTATGTGCCCGCATAGACACCGCTATCTGTATCAATACATTTTCGGGATTGCTCCAGAGCGTGGAAGTGTCCAGCCCCAGCAGAGACCTGAGTAATCCGGGACTACAGGTGTTCATCCCCGATGTTTCATCCACCACCTTCACCTGGTCACCTTTCAGCATGGCCACATTGGTAAACTTGCCCAGCCCCAGT belongs to Chitinophaga sp. HK235 and includes:
- a CDS encoding putative sensor domain DACNV-containing protein; the encoded protein is MALTTESTYQAASTVAGIIEAHFIKHLEAAKEEGTDNLASIPSARIVERIIDVAFWASLRREEGNATRMSLAFVDPAQAGKPLLFEQPLPLNPQVLTKLAPGVERAGVHVGIWHDGDELYIWGTTIKLPNYCFVLDVSEPGLLVVKHRRVLGLGKFTNVAMLKGDQVKVVDETSGMNTCSPGLLRSLLGLDTSTLWSNPENVLIQIAVSMRAHKRGGILLVVPDNSSSWRESIVQPLQYPVSPAFAGVADLVRQDSSTVSELYWQNALRREVENISGLTAVDGATIINKHHELLAFGAKITRAGNSSPVEKVLMMEPVMGGSPSYVHPSSIGGTRHLSAAQFVHDQHDAIALVASQDGYFTIFSWSGTKQMVQAHRVDILLL
- a CDS encoding RNA ligase (ATP), encoding MEHKLASTVVIDDLQPIEGADLIEVATVKGWKLVVKKNEYQVGDHAIYCEIDSFLPEKEEFEFLRKSSFRKMGDTPGFRLKTIRLRGQISQGLLLPVSVLSGYAYTLGEDVSAILGIVKYEPPVPASLAGVARGNFPSFIPKTDEERVQNLSKEYEKYRQHTFYVTEKLDGSSATYYYRDGVFGVCSRNLDLEETPDNSFWKVARELDLPAKLAALGKNIALQGELIGEGVQGNPYGIRAQSVRFFNVFDIDAYTYLALEAFKEMIHQLELQHVPILDEAFTLPETVHQLLLTAEGASVLSPAGKHVEREGLVIRSADRRISFKAISNKFLLNEN
- a CDS encoding DinB family protein → MSVIQSLLQEMEQESLTTRKMLSRVPEDKYDWQPHPKSMTLVQLATHVAEMPNWIGMTLNTPELDFAKQPYTPVSIKNGEELMNYFETSLADGRKELAAATPAQLEETWTLRSGDQIFSETSKAVFLRITYSQIVHHRAQLGVYLRLLDIPIPGSYGPSADEH
- a CDS encoding TonB-dependent receptor, with the translated sequence MKFPLLTTVSLLFALPLAAQQDTLHELQEVVVKSYLSKETLLRIPTAVSVLSPQQLQLQQGASLVPAFNSIAGVRMEERSPGSYRLSIRGSLLRSPFGVRNVKIYMDEIPLTDAGGNTYLNLLDPSVLSRAEILKGPDGSLFGANSGGVVRLDVLPLPGDSSRLQAGVQGGSYGLLHASAAYHQQLGNYGLQLFQGYQQADGYRQNTALRRSYSQIGQRWEYKPGYVLKMLGFYSDLGYRTPGSLTLTQLGQDPRAARPATNTLPGAVAQRAGIYNRTVQGGLIHEAQLSPRWQHVFTVFGANTHFENPFITNYEARDENTAGFRTYLSWTNHPATSAPLHWRWQAGVEWEQTRYDIINYGNRQGKRDTIQAADKLTAGQYFYFTRFHAQLYRWTMEAAASVNYYHYTYNRNGRTNVAFTPQLMPRISLSYLINDQLTGRMSVSRGYSPPATAEVRASDNIINTSLAPETGWNYEAGLRLLPASRRYMLDLTGFHYRMTDAIVRKLHDNGTEFFVNAGGVNQTGVEVEGRLQLITPRSHGVIRGLELHSSYTWSDFYFRDYISGGKDFSGNRLTGVPRNVVVTGLTLYLPKAVFLYMSHNYTATIPLNDANSAYARAYQLLQCKAGWHLPFSHKYHLTLQAGADNLLNQSYSLGNDLNAVGERYYNPAPGRTYFGGISVAL